The genomic interval CGCGCGGTGATGTCGGCGCCGGCGGCCGCGATCAGCGTGTTGAGATGCGCCCGGCTCGGCTGGAAGTGCCGCAGCCTTCGGCTTCCCTGTCCCGCTTCAAAGCCGCCCACCAGAGCGCCGATGCGGCGGCGCCACCGTGTGATCGATTCCAGCACGGGTCAGAGCCCCTTGCTTGCCGTCGTGCGAACGATGCGACGGCGCGCGCCGGTTTGCTCCTCGGCGATCCGACGTTCGAGGTCGCCGAGGGCGGCCGCCATTTCGGCATCGCTCGCATAGGTGATGCGGCGCCCCTCGACCTCGACGGTGCGCACGCCGCGCCATCGGGCGGCGAGCAGCGCATCGCGGCGCGCGATCATGTCCTCAAGCGTCATGGTCTCAACTCAGATAGCTGGGCGTGAACACCCGTCGGCCGCGCCGGGCTGGTGCTCGGCGCACCAGACCCGCGGAGGCGATCTCTGGCGTGCCGGGGTCAGAGGCCGTCGTCTCTGGCGCCGCTGTGTCGCGTGGATCGAGCGAGCCGACCTGGCGTTCGAGATCACGCCATTTCTCCTCGCCCCAGCGGTCGGCGCCGGCGATCCAGGCGGCGGCTCGTGCGTAGACCCGGCAATCCAGCGCCTCGTTACGCTCGCGCAGCTTCTGCCATTCGAGCCGCTGAAACCCGCGCCTGGTCTTCACCGTCACCAGCTGCTCGGCGACGAACTGCTTGCACCACTCGCTGTCGGCCCAAGCCGGCAGGTGGATGGTCCCTGCGGGGAAGCGCGCGCCTCCGGCACGCTCCTCGTCGGTCGGCCGTTCGAGCCGGAGGACGCGATAGGTCTCGGCCTTGAAGGTCGACACCGCCACCGTCCATAGCCGCGCGCCGCGCCGCAATCGCTTGCCGCCGGCGGTCGCATCGACATAGGTCGGGCCGGAGACCGGGCTCGCCCGATTGAAACCCTCGACACCCTTGACCGGCGCCACCTGCGCGAAGCCGGCGCGCCGGGCCCAGCCGTAGACCGACGGCGCCTCGAAACCGGTGTCGATCGCGAGGCGCGACAGGCCCATCGCCACCCCAGAGGCGTGCGGCCAGCTGCGGCCCAAGAGACCGTCCAACGCGGACCAGGCGGCGGCGTGTTCGGGGCCGCCCTCGATGACAATGTGGTCGACGAGCCAGCTCTCCAGCCCGCGCCCCCAGGCCCAGACGTCGACCTCGATCCGGTCCTTCTGGACGTCGGCGCCGGCCGTGAGGAACAAGCCGCCCATCGGCACCGTACCGGCCGGCCAGCTCTCCCTGCGATCGTAGAGCCGCTGCCAGTCCGGCGCTTCGCCCGTCTCGACCCAGGTTTCGCCCAGCGATGTGTTGACGAAGGTCTTCATCGCCTCGTCGCCGTGATCCTTCGCCGACAGAAAGGTGCGCACCATGGCTTCCAGGCGGACCCAGGAGGAATAGACCTCGTTCAGGTGAAAGCCGGCGATGCCGTCGAACGGGGCCTCGGCCCGCCATTCGCCCCGGCGCACGGCGGCCCAGCGTTCGGCGTCGCTCCAATGCGCGCCGCAATGGCGGCATTGGTATCGCGCGGTCTCCGGCCGGTGGGCGCCGTCCGCCTCGCGGTCCCAGCGAACCTGCTCCCAGACCAGCGTCTGATGCTCGCCGCATTCTGGGCACGGCACGAAGAACCGGCGCCTGTCGCTTTCGGCATAGGCGGTCTCGATCCGGCTCGCGCCACGGATGGTCGGCGTCGAGACCAGGACGATCTTGCGGTTCCAGAAGGTGACGGTGCGCTTCTTCGCCAGATTGACCGGATCGCCCTCGGCGCCGGCGCTGAACGGATAGCGGTCGACCTCGTCGCACAGGAGGATGCGGATCGGCCGGCTGGCCAGGCCCGAGGGTGCATTGGCGCCAACGATGGTCAGATGCCCGCC from Polymorphum gilvum SL003B-26A1 carries:
- a CDS encoding phage terminase large subunit family protein, producing MLKGPARLAQATRKALMILAPPPTLTISEWADARRRLSSEASAEPGRWRTERAIYQRGIMDAISDPAVESVVVMSSSQTGKTEVLLNTVAFHIDQDPAPVMVVMPTERDAETWSKDRFSPMARDTPCLHGRISDPKSRDGSNKILHKKFPGGHLTIVGANAPSGLASRPIRILLCDEVDRYPFSAGAEGDPVNLAKKRTVTFWNRKIVLVSTPTIRGASRIETAYAESDRRRFFVPCPECGEHQTLVWEQVRWDREADGAHRPETARYQCRHCGAHWSDAERWAAVRRGEWRAEAPFDGIAGFHLNEVYSSWVRLEAMVRTFLSAKDHGDEAMKTFVNTSLGETWVETGEAPDWQRLYDRRESWPAGTVPMGGLFLTAGADVQKDRIEVDVWAWGRGLESWLVDHIVIEGGPEHAAAWSALDGLLGRSWPHASGVAMGLSRLAIDTGFEAPSVYGWARRAGFAQVAPVKGVEGFNRASPVSGPTYVDATAGGKRLRRGARLWTVAVSTFKAETYRVLRLERPTDEERAGGARFPAGTIHLPAWADSEWCKQFVAEQLVTVKTRRGFQRLEWQKLRERNEALDCRVYARAAAWIAGADRWGEEKWRDLERQVGSLDPRDTAAPETTASDPGTPEIASAGLVRRAPARRGRRVFTPSYLS
- a CDS encoding phage head-tail joining protein translates to MTLEDMIARRDALLAARWRGVRTVEVEGRRITYASDAEMAAALGDLERRIAEEQTGARRRIVRTTASKGL